A single region of the Microlunatus panaciterrae genome encodes:
- a CDS encoding DUF3073 domain-containing protein: protein MGRGRAKAKQTKVARELKYRSFETDFTSLERELRGDSEDTPVVPEAYADLAEEYEEDPYSSPPDEAYGHLRKSG, encoded by the coding sequence ATGGGGCGCGGCCGTGCAAAGGCGAAGCAGACGAAGGTTGCTCGCGAACTGAAGTATCGCTCATTCGAGACGGACTTTACGTCGCTGGAACGCGAACTTCGGGGAGACTCTGAGGACACCCCGGTGGTGCCTGAGGCCTATGCCGATCTGGCTGAGGAGTATGAGGAAGACCCGTACTCGTCGCCGCCGGACGAGGCGTACGGACACCTGCGCAAGTCGGGTTGA
- a CDS encoding dipeptidase, with translation MDLRAAVERELPGVLEDLRRLVAIESVSADPARAAEVQRSADTVAALLTALGSPDVRVVAEGGAPAVIARFPAPPGMPTVCLYAHHDVQPTGDPASWDTSPFVATERGDRLFGRGAADDKGGLAVHLAALRAFGGRPPVGVTLFVEGEEEVGSPSLTRLLDAHHAQLASDVFVIADSSNWSVGEPAFTTTLRGLAECVVEVRTLDHAVHSGMYGGVVPDALTVLCRLLATLHDDAGTVAVAGLHSGPGPDLHYPDDRFRAESGILDGVSYLGQGTLVERLWDQPAIAVIGIDATSVADASNTLVPSARAKISLRVAPGDDAGRALQRLTEHLEQHAPWGAKVTVTPGEIGEPSVIGFEGPYAEAARAAFTQAWGREPVFVGQGGSIPMVAEFAQAFADATVLVTAVVDPDSRMHGANESLHLGDFAAACLAEALLLQRIADHAAADPVHGLADPVHG, from the coding sequence ATGGATCTTCGTGCCGCCGTCGAACGTGAGCTTCCGGGAGTCCTCGAGGACCTGAGACGCCTGGTGGCGATCGAGTCGGTCAGCGCCGACCCCGCCAGGGCCGCCGAGGTGCAGCGCAGCGCCGACACGGTGGCTGCGCTGCTGACGGCTCTGGGCAGTCCGGACGTACGGGTGGTGGCCGAGGGCGGCGCGCCGGCGGTGATCGCCCGGTTCCCCGCCCCGCCGGGGATGCCCACGGTCTGCCTCTACGCCCACCACGACGTACAGCCGACCGGTGATCCGGCGAGCTGGGACACCTCGCCGTTCGTGGCGACCGAACGAGGCGACCGGCTGTTCGGGCGCGGCGCGGCCGACGACAAGGGCGGCCTTGCGGTCCATCTGGCTGCACTCCGGGCCTTCGGTGGCCGGCCGCCGGTGGGCGTCACCCTGTTCGTCGAGGGCGAGGAGGAGGTCGGGTCACCGTCCCTGACGCGACTGCTGGACGCCCATCACGCCCAGCTCGCCTCGGATGTGTTCGTCATCGCCGACTCGAGCAACTGGTCGGTGGGGGAGCCCGCGTTCACCACCACCCTGCGCGGCCTGGCGGAGTGTGTGGTCGAGGTACGGACCCTCGACCACGCGGTGCACTCGGGCATGTACGGCGGGGTCGTGCCGGATGCGCTGACCGTGCTCTGCCGGCTGTTGGCGACTTTGCACGACGACGCCGGCACGGTGGCGGTGGCAGGTCTGCACTCCGGCCCGGGTCCGGATCTGCACTATCCCGATGACAGGTTCCGGGCCGAGTCCGGGATCCTCGACGGCGTCTCCTATCTCGGCCAGGGCACCCTGGTGGAGCGGCTGTGGGACCAGCCGGCGATAGCGGTGATCGGGATCGATGCGACCTCGGTGGCCGACGCCTCCAACACCCTGGTGCCCAGCGCCCGGGCCAAGATCAGCCTGCGGGTCGCGCCCGGCGACGACGCCGGCAGGGCCCTGCAGCGGCTGACCGAGCATCTGGAGCAGCACGCGCCCTGGGGGGCCAAGGTGACCGTGACGCCGGGTGAGATCGGGGAACCCTCGGTGATCGGCTTCGAGGGGCCGTACGCCGAGGCGGCCCGGGCCGCCTTCACGCAGGCCTGGGGCCGGGAACCGGTGTTCGTCGGGCAGGGCGGCTCCATCCCGATGGTGGCCGAGTTCGCGCAGGCCTTCGCCGACGCCACCGTACTGGTGACCGCTGTGGTCGATCCGGACTCGCGGATGCACGGGGCGAACGAGTCGCTGCATCTGGGCGACTTCGCCGCCGCCTGCCTGGCCGAGGCCCTCCTCCTGCAGCGGATCGCCGACCACGCCGCCGCTGACCCGGTACACGGGCTAGCTGACCCCGTACACGGCTAG
- a CDS encoding alpha/beta fold hydrolase, producing the protein MSAWKPDILEEFERLDLPLPAVAVAAGEPPDQEMVATLIRRTPGNQSRRALLYVHGWNDYFFQTHHADFWAGIGFDFYAIDLRRYGRSLRSGQLHGFITNLDDYAAELDAALEVISADHDQVLLMGHSTGGLVATLWAAQHQDQLVGLVLNSPWLDLQGSAVVRALGTPVIQALGSSRPTSFLKLPDAGLYKRAMHLSHGGEWDYDLELKTSPSPPLRAGWLRAILQGHQRVAAGLDLQIPVLAMCSTKTDFRRRWHEDIRSVDNVLDVDQIASRAALLGRHVTIVRIDRGVHDLVLSAPEVREQVFAEMRRWVGAYLDAPE; encoded by the coding sequence GTGAGCGCCTGGAAACCCGACATCCTCGAGGAGTTCGAGAGACTCGACCTGCCGCTGCCTGCCGTCGCAGTGGCCGCCGGTGAACCGCCGGATCAGGAGATGGTGGCGACGCTGATCCGTCGAACCCCCGGCAACCAGAGTCGGCGGGCCCTTCTCTATGTGCACGGCTGGAACGACTACTTCTTCCAGACCCACCACGCGGACTTCTGGGCCGGGATCGGCTTCGACTTCTACGCCATCGATCTTCGGCGCTATGGCCGGAGCCTGCGGAGTGGACAGCTGCACGGGTTCATCACCAACCTCGATGACTACGCAGCCGAGCTCGACGCCGCGCTGGAGGTGATCTCCGCCGACCATGATCAGGTGCTGCTGATGGGCCACTCGACCGGTGGACTGGTGGCCACCCTGTGGGCGGCCCAGCATCAGGATCAGCTGGTCGGGCTGGTGCTCAACTCACCGTGGCTGGACCTGCAGGGATCGGCGGTGGTCCGCGCGCTGGGCACGCCGGTGATCCAGGCACTGGGCAGCAGCCGGCCGACCTCGTTTCTGAAGCTGCCGGATGCGGGCCTCTACAAACGCGCCATGCACCTGTCACACGGCGGCGAGTGGGACTACGACCTCGAGCTCAAGACCTCCCCGTCACCGCCGCTGCGGGCCGGCTGGCTGCGGGCGATCCTGCAGGGCCACCAGCGGGTGGCCGCCGGACTCGACCTGCAGATCCCGGTGCTGGCCATGTGCTCCACCAAAACGGACTTCCGCCGCCGGTGGCATGAAGATATCCGCAGCGTCGACAACGTCCTGGACGTGGACCAGATCGCGTCCCGGGCCGCCCTGCTGGGCCGCCACGTGACGATCGTGCGGATCGACCGGGGAGTGCACGACCTGGTGCTGTCGGCGCCGGAGGTGCGTGAGCAGGTGTTTGCCGAGATGCGCCGCTGGGTGGGCGCCTACCTCGACGCCCCGGAGTGA
- a CDS encoding DUF4870 domain-containing protein produces MTENRPEYQGGQPDPAATPSQDGGGQPYGAPGYDQGQYGQGAYGQPQGGYPPQGDYGQQPYTQPQPYAQPQQYAQPQQYYGGQPPVAGQPPVSASDEKLWSILAHISIPFVGFVGPLVVYLIYKDRSQWLKDNSVEALNFSILYSIAMIVSSILTVVVIGVVLLPLVAIGGLVLCILAAMAANKGEFYKYPVNWRLVK; encoded by the coding sequence ATGACTGAGAATCGTCCGGAATATCAAGGCGGACAACCAGACCCGGCAGCCACCCCATCACAGGACGGCGGAGGCCAGCCGTACGGTGCGCCAGGCTACGACCAGGGACAGTACGGCCAGGGCGCCTATGGTCAGCCGCAGGGTGGATACCCTCCCCAGGGAGACTACGGTCAGCAGCCGTACACCCAGCCGCAGCCGTACGCCCAGCCGCAGCAGTACGCCCAGCCGCAGCAGTACTACGGCGGCCAGCCGCCGGTGGCCGGGCAGCCACCCGTGTCGGCGTCGGACGAGAAGCTCTGGTCGATCCTCGCGCACATCTCGATCCCGTTCGTCGGGTTCGTCGGCCCACTGGTCGTCTACCTGATCTACAAGGATCGCAGCCAGTGGCTGAAGGACAACTCGGTCGAGGCGCTCAACTTCTCGATCCTCTACAGCATCGCGATGATCGTCTCGTCGATCCTGACCGTGGTGGTGATCGGGGTCGTGCTGTTGCCGCTGGTTGCCATCGGCGGTCTGGTGCTGTGCATCCTGGCCGCAATGGCCGCCAACAAGGGCGAGTTCTACAAGTACCCGGTCAACTGGCGGTTGGTGAAATAG
- the purM gene encoding phosphoribosylformylglycinamidine cyclo-ligase, translated as MSETTPDNGTGRSAYAAAGVDIEAGERAVDLMKEWVAKTRRPEVRGGLGGFAGLFDASALARYRHPLLATSTDGVGTKVAIAQAMGVHDTIGFDLVGMVVDDLVVCGAEPLFMTDYIACGRVDPDRIAAVVKGIAEACVAAGCALIGGETAEHPGLLQPDEYDVAGAATGVVEADRLLGPDRVVTGDVALALASSGLHSNGYSLVRHILLELAGWTLDREVPELGGALGPELLTPTRVYALDCLTLIDAVEVHAMSHVTGGGLANNLSRVLPTGVQVTVDRSSWRPAPIFDLVQSVGQVSQPDLEATLNMGVGMVALLPADAADGAIDLLAERGMKAWVCGQVEAADVPSAPGSVRLVGQHASQ; from the coding sequence GTGAGCGAGACCACACCCGACAACGGGACCGGCAGGTCGGCGTACGCCGCCGCCGGCGTCGACATCGAGGCAGGGGAGCGCGCCGTCGACCTGATGAAGGAGTGGGTGGCCAAGACCCGGCGGCCCGAGGTGCGCGGTGGGCTGGGCGGCTTCGCCGGACTCTTCGACGCCAGCGCCCTCGCCCGGTATCGTCACCCGCTGCTGGCCACCTCCACCGACGGAGTCGGCACCAAGGTCGCGATCGCCCAGGCGATGGGTGTCCATGACACCATCGGCTTCGACCTGGTCGGGATGGTGGTGGACGACCTGGTGGTGTGCGGTGCGGAGCCACTGTTCATGACCGACTACATCGCCTGTGGCAGGGTCGACCCGGACCGGATCGCTGCGGTCGTCAAGGGGATCGCCGAGGCGTGCGTCGCCGCCGGCTGCGCCCTGATCGGTGGCGAGACCGCAGAGCATCCCGGGCTGCTGCAGCCAGACGAGTATGACGTGGCCGGCGCCGCCACCGGTGTGGTGGAGGCTGACCGGCTGCTCGGTCCCGACCGGGTCGTGACCGGCGACGTTGCGCTGGCGCTGGCCTCCTCCGGGCTGCACTCCAACGGCTACTCGCTGGTCCGGCACATCCTGCTGGAACTGGCGGGGTGGACCCTGGACCGGGAGGTGCCCGAGCTGGGCGGTGCGCTGGGCCCAGAGCTGCTGACCCCGACCAGGGTGTACGCGCTGGACTGCCTGACGCTCATCGACGCGGTCGAGGTGCACGCGATGAGCCACGTCACCGGCGGAGGCCTGGCCAACAACCTCAGTCGGGTACTGCCGACCGGAGTCCAGGTGACCGTGGACCGCTCCAGCTGGCGTCCGGCGCCGATCTTCGACCTGGTGCAGTCCGTCGGACAGGTGTCCCAGCCCGATCTCGAGGCCACCCTCAACATGGGCGTCGGGATGGTCGCGTTGCTGCCGGCCGATGCGGCGGACGGCGCCATCGACCTGCTCGCCGAGCGGGGGATGAAGGCCTGGGTGTGCGGCCAGGTCGAGGCCGCGGACGTCCCGTCAGCCCCGGGATCGGTGCGGCTGGTGGGGCAACACGCGTCCCAATAA
- a CDS encoding aminotransferase class V-fold PLP-dependent enzyme: MNAEVPASQATDIPLDPTVVDSLWAPDHKVLQVNHGSFGRVPTETSAFLHALIEVEDSNPQGWFRTVRDEIADARVALAEWIGVDEHRMGLVQNASAGMTIALNTLGPEARGRKIIFTDHIYGAVQYAIERTAARTGAVPVRLSVPLDADDDQVVAAIAAELDGAAMLVVDQITSATAKLLPVGRLARLSRDAGVPIAIDGAHAPGLIEAPVAGIEEADFWTGNFHKWPCTPRGTAALVVSEDRLDTVPLVASWYEHEPFARRFDQQGTASCANWVAAPHAVHLIEQRLGWAAVRSHMSALADAAQQLVCSALDVAVPEVGRTALSMRLVPLPAGVATDPLAAGVLRDRIADEHGIETAVTCFAGQGYVRLSAHAYNTLDDYQRLSDALVAISPTAS; this comes from the coding sequence ATGAACGCCGAGGTTCCCGCCAGCCAGGCAACGGACATCCCGCTCGACCCGACGGTCGTCGACTCCCTGTGGGCTCCTGATCACAAGGTGCTCCAGGTCAACCACGGCTCGTTCGGCCGGGTGCCGACCGAGACCTCCGCCTTCCTGCACGCGCTGATCGAGGTCGAGGACAGTAACCCGCAGGGCTGGTTCCGGACGGTCAGGGACGAGATTGCGGACGCCCGGGTGGCACTGGCAGAGTGGATCGGCGTCGACGAGCACAGGATGGGCCTGGTGCAGAACGCCAGTGCCGGCATGACGATCGCCCTGAACACTCTCGGCCCCGAGGCGCGCGGGCGGAAGATCATCTTCACCGACCACATCTACGGTGCGGTGCAGTACGCCATCGAGCGGACCGCAGCGCGAACCGGCGCGGTGCCGGTCAGGTTGTCAGTGCCGCTGGACGCCGACGACGACCAGGTGGTCGCCGCCATCGCGGCCGAGCTCGACGGCGCCGCGATGCTGGTGGTCGACCAGATCACCTCCGCGACTGCCAAGCTCCTCCCGGTCGGCCGGCTGGCCCGACTGAGCCGAGACGCCGGGGTGCCGATCGCCATCGACGGCGCCCACGCGCCGGGCCTGATCGAGGCACCGGTGGCAGGCATCGAGGAGGCCGACTTCTGGACCGGGAACTTCCACAAGTGGCCCTGCACCCCGCGTGGCACCGCCGCGCTGGTGGTCAGCGAGGACCGGCTGGACACGGTGCCGCTGGTTGCGTCCTGGTATGAGCACGAGCCCTTCGCCCGGCGCTTCGACCAGCAGGGCACCGCGAGCTGCGCCAACTGGGTGGCGGCACCCCATGCGGTGCATCTGATTGAGCAGCGACTGGGCTGGGCGGCGGTCCGCAGCCACATGTCCGCGTTGGCGGACGCGGCTCAGCAGCTCGTCTGCTCCGCGCTGGACGTGGCCGTCCCCGAGGTCGGACGGACCGCGCTGTCGATGCGGCTGGTCCCGTTGCCGGCCGGTGTGGCCACCGACCCGTTGGCCGCCGGCGTGCTCCGGGACCGGATCGCCGACGAGCACGGGATCGAGACCGCCGTCACCTGCTTCGCCGGACAGGGGTATGTCCGGCTCAGCGCCCACGCATACAACACGCTCGACGACTACCAGCGCCTCAGCGACGCGCTGGTGGCTATTTCACCAACCGCCAGTTGA
- a CDS encoding NAD(P)/FAD-dependent oxidoreductase, protein MTDMPHVVVLGAGFAGIAATRKLAKAGFRVTVIDRHPYNTFQPLLYQVATGGLNPGDVTYSLRFFAARKKGVKFRRADVVGIDHENQAVICADGVNVSFDYLIIGTGVTTNHFGIPGAAEYTMSMYTRAEAIKVRDTIYGGMEALAARRDPGSRGFTVLVVGGGATGVEMAGSLAEMRSAIPKLFPEIDRAKVHVILVEMAPHLLAPFDAKLRDYTRKELINKGVEVRLNTAIAEVHADHVDLKNGQTLPADLVIWAAGIGGYTQIKEWGLPIGRGGRIETGTDLRVVGQQRIFAVGDAAVSNDDPLPQLAQPAIQGGEHAVAQIIRLERGEPTMPFHYHDKGTMATIGNQAAVLQLPIGVKMKGTLAWIGWIVLHIYTLLGGRNRVQTFINLAWRYLSWPRDVGSIVGDIAKTPAMKAIEND, encoded by the coding sequence ATGACCGATATGCCCCATGTCGTCGTGCTCGGCGCCGGTTTCGCCGGCATCGCCGCCACCAGGAAGCTGGCCAAGGCGGGCTTCCGGGTGACGGTCATCGACCGGCACCCGTACAACACGTTCCAGCCGTTGCTGTACCAGGTGGCCACCGGCGGCCTCAACCCCGGAGACGTCACCTACTCGCTCAGGTTCTTCGCTGCCCGGAAGAAGGGCGTGAAGTTCCGGCGCGCGGACGTCGTCGGGATCGACCACGAGAACCAGGCCGTCATCTGTGCCGACGGCGTCAACGTCAGCTTCGACTACCTGATCATCGGTACCGGTGTGACCACGAACCATTTCGGCATTCCCGGAGCCGCCGAGTACACGATGTCGATGTACACGCGGGCCGAGGCGATCAAGGTCCGGGACACGATCTACGGCGGGATGGAGGCGCTGGCCGCACGGAGGGACCCGGGGTCGCGCGGCTTCACCGTGCTGGTGGTCGGCGGGGGAGCCACCGGCGTCGAGATGGCCGGGTCCCTGGCCGAGATGCGGTCGGCCATCCCCAAGCTCTTCCCGGAAATCGACCGCGCCAAGGTGCATGTGATCCTGGTGGAGATGGCGCCGCATCTGCTGGCACCCTTCGACGCCAAACTGCGTGACTACACCCGCAAGGAACTGATCAACAAGGGCGTCGAGGTGCGGCTGAACACCGCCATAGCCGAGGTGCATGCCGATCATGTCGACCTGAAGAACGGGCAGACGCTGCCCGCCGACCTGGTCATCTGGGCGGCCGGCATCGGTGGCTACACGCAGATCAAGGAGTGGGGCCTGCCGATCGGACGCGGTGGCCGGATCGAGACCGGGACCGACCTCAGGGTGGTCGGTCAGCAGCGGATCTTCGCGGTCGGCGACGCGGCGGTGAGCAACGACGACCCGCTGCCGCAGCTGGCGCAGCCCGCGATCCAGGGCGGCGAGCATGCGGTGGCGCAGATCATCCGGCTGGAACGCGGAGAGCCGACCATGCCCTTCCACTACCACGACAAGGGAACGATGGCGACGATCGGCAACCAGGCGGCGGTGCTGCAGCTGCCCATCGGCGTCAAGATGAAGGGAACGCTGGCGTGGATCGGCTGGATCGTGCTGCACATCTACACCTTGCTGGGCGGCCGGAACCGGGTGCAGACCTTCATCAACCTGGCCTGGCGCTACCTGTCCTGGCCGCGCGATGTCGGCTCCATCGTCGGGGACATCGCCAAGACCCCCGCCATGAAGGCGATCGAGAACGACTGA
- the purF gene encoding amidophosphoribosyltransferase has protein sequence MPGADGRLTHDLDPHDRGPQDACGVFGVWAPGEEVAKLAYFGLYALQHRGQESAGIAVSNGSQIMVFKDMGLVSQVFDESTLNSLRGHLAIGHARYSTTGASIWKNAQPTFRPTASGGIALGHNGNLTNTVELESWLGERDQPGETLVPGALGNEATNDTSLITALMTTYPELSIEAAAKEVLPHLKGAFSLVFMDEETLYAARDPQGIRPLVLGRLERGWVVASETAALDIVGASFIREIEPGEMIAVDASGLRSSHFAPPAPKGCIFEFVYLARPDTTISGKRVHSVRVEVGRTLAREYPADADLVIPVPESGTPAAIGYAEASGIPYGLGLVKNSYVGRTFIQPSQTIRQLGIRLKLNPLRDVIAGKRLVVVDDSIVRGNTQRALVRMLREAGAAEVHVRISSPPVKWPCFYGIDFASRAELIATGLNTDEVCRSIGADSLGYVTLDGLVAATELAKDDLCRACFDGVYPVELPLSERLGKTAVDEQTRTDADGLATAAAGVGASDALSRP, from the coding sequence GTGCCAGGTGCAGATGGTCGGTTGACCCATGATCTTGACCCCCACGATCGTGGCCCCCAGGACGCCTGCGGAGTCTTCGGCGTGTGGGCCCCGGGCGAGGAGGTCGCCAAGCTGGCCTACTTCGGGCTCTACGCCCTGCAGCATCGTGGCCAGGAGTCGGCCGGTATCGCCGTCAGCAACGGTTCCCAGATCATGGTCTTCAAGGACATGGGCCTGGTGTCCCAGGTCTTCGACGAGTCCACCCTCAACTCGCTGCGCGGGCATCTGGCGATCGGGCATGCGCGCTATTCGACCACCGGTGCCAGCATCTGGAAGAACGCCCAGCCGACCTTCCGGCCGACGGCATCGGGGGGCATCGCCCTCGGTCATAACGGCAACCTCACCAACACGGTCGAACTGGAGTCCTGGCTCGGCGAGCGGGACCAGCCCGGTGAGACGCTGGTGCCCGGGGCGCTTGGCAATGAGGCCACCAACGACACCTCGCTGATCACGGCGCTGATGACCACCTACCCCGAGCTCAGCATCGAGGCGGCCGCCAAGGAGGTGCTCCCGCATCTGAAGGGCGCGTTCAGCCTGGTCTTCATGGACGAGGAGACGCTCTATGCGGCCCGTGACCCGCAGGGCATTCGGCCGCTGGTCCTCGGCCGGCTGGAGCGCGGCTGGGTGGTCGCCAGCGAGACCGCCGCCCTGGACATCGTGGGCGCCTCGTTCATCCGCGAGATCGAGCCGGGCGAGATGATCGCCGTCGACGCGTCCGGTCTGCGCAGCAGTCATTTCGCGCCGCCGGCACCGAAGGGCTGCATCTTCGAGTTCGTCTACCTGGCCCGGCCCGACACCACCATCTCGGGCAAACGGGTGCACTCGGTGCGGGTCGAGGTGGGCCGGACGCTGGCCAGGGAGTACCCGGCCGACGCCGATCTGGTGATCCCGGTGCCGGAGTCGGGCACGCCGGCCGCCATCGGGTACGCCGAGGCGTCCGGCATCCCCTACGGCCTCGGGCTGGTGAAGAACTCCTACGTCGGGCGCACCTTCATCCAGCCGAGCCAGACGATCCGTCAGCTGGGCATCAGGCTCAAGCTCAACCCGCTGCGGGATGTGATCGCCGGCAAGCGGCTGGTCGTGGTCGACGACTCGATCGTGCGCGGCAACACCCAGCGGGCGCTGGTGCGGATGCTGCGCGAGGCGGGTGCCGCCGAGGTGCACGTCCGGATCTCCTCGCCGCCGGTGAAATGGCCGTGCTTCTATGGCATCGACTTCGCCAGCCGGGCCGAGCTGATCGCGACCGGGCTGAACACTGACGAGGTCTGCCGTTCCATCGGTGCCGACTCGCTCGGCTATGTCACTCTCGACGGCCTGGTCGCCGCCACCGAGCTGGCCAAGGACGACCTGTGCCGGGCCTGCTTCGACGGCGTCTACCCGGTCGAGCTGCCGCTCAGCGAACGACTGGGGAAGACGGCTGTGGACGAGCAGACGCGCACCGACGCGGACGGCCTGGCCACCGCGGCGGCCGGGGTCGGCGCCTCCGACGCGCTCAGCCGCCCATAG